The Daucus carota subsp. sativus chromosome 7, DH1 v3.0, whole genome shotgun sequence genome window below encodes:
- the LOC108196408 gene encoding sphingosine-1-phosphate lyase, whose translation MESLSWLCSYVDEFRASANQYLSNFEPLVLLVFPIFSLVLAQYVRFLLGVVNDKGLNATVLGFFMSFIKLVPGVQQYIDAEKQKVVDQLQSSDKSKRDGWASELPKTGLGFGVIDRLKDAKANDVPWQGKCSGTVYIGGTESEGHFSLINEACAMFAHTNPLHLDVFQSVVRFESEVVAMTAALLGSKEICSGGKICGNMTSGGTESILMAVKSSRDYMKAKKGITSPEMIIPVSAHSAYDKAAQYFNIKLWRVPVNKEFQADSRAIKRFINKNTIMIVASAPGFPHGIIDPIEELGELASKFGICLHVDLCLGGFVLPFARKLGYPIPPFDFTVQGVTSISADVHKYGLAPKGTSVVLYRNHDIRKCQFVAVTEWTGGLYVSPTIAGSRPGGLIAGAWAALMSLGMEGYLEHTREIMEASKRLQKGLKEISELYIIGRPDMTVVAFGSNNLDIFEVNDIMSSKGWHLNALQRPNSIHICITLQHVPVIDGFLKDLKDSVQTVKKNPGPVSGGLAPIYGAAGKMPDRGMVGDLLVDFMDSSC comes from the exons ATGGAATCGTTGTCGTGGTTGTGTAGTTATGTCGATGAGTTTCGAGCTTCTGCTAATCAATATTTATCGAATTTCGAGCCTCTCGTTTTGCTCGTGTTCCCGATTTTCTCGCTCGTTTTAGCTCAATATGTTCGATTTTTGCTCGGCGTTGTCAACGATAAGGGACTCAATGCTACTGTCCTAGGGTTTTTCATGTCATttatcaa ATTGGTTCCTGGTGTACAACAATATATTGATGCGGAGAAACAAAAG GTTGTAGATCAATTACAGTCTTCCGATAAATCAAAAAGAGATGGTTGGGCAAGTGAGCTGCCGAAGACAGGATTAGGATTTGGAGTAATAGACAGATTGAAAGATGCAAAAGCAAATGATGTGCCTTGGCAAGGCAAATGCTCTGGCACAGT CTATATTGGAGGCACGGAGTCTGAAGGACATTTTTCCTTGATAAACGAGGCTTGTGCAAT GTTTGCTCATACCAACCCTCTGCATTTGGATGTCTTCCAAAGTGTTGTACGGTTTGAGTCTGAAGTGGTTGCAATGACAGCTGCATTATTAGGAAGTAAGGAAATATGTTCTGGAGGAAAAATTTGTGGTAACATGACTTCTGGTGGAACTGAAAGTATCTTAATGGCAGTAAAGTCGTCACGTGATTATATGAAAGCCAAGAAGGGGATCACAAGTCCAGAAAT GATTATTCCAGTATCTGCCCACTCTGCTTATGATAAGGCtgctcaatattttaatatcaaattatGGCGTGTTCCTGTAAATAAAGAGTTCCAAGCAGATTCTCGAGCTATTAAGCGGTTTATCAACAAAAACACTATAATG ATTGTTGCATCTGCCCCTGGTTTTCCTCATGGCATCATTGATCCTATTGAG GAGCTTGGTGAATTGGCCTCTAAATTTGGAATCTGTTTGCATGTTGACCTGTGTCTTGGTGGTTTTGTGTTGCCATTTGCTCGTAAACTTGG GTACCCCATTCCACCTTTTGATTTCACCGTTCAAGGAGTTACTTCAATATCAGCGGACGTGCATAAATATGGGTTGGCTCCGAAAGGGACAAGTGTAGTTCTCTACAGAAACCATGACATCCGAAAG TGCCAATTTGTTGCTG TTACTGAGTGGACGGGTGGACTTTATGTGTCTCCGACCATAGCTGGTAGCAGGCCTGGAGGTTTGATTGCTGGAGCTTGGGCTGCCTTAATGTCTCTAGGGATGGAAG GGTATCTAGAGCACACAAGAGAGATTATGGAAGCTTCAAAGAGGCTACAGAAAgg GTTGAAAGAAATCTCAGAATTGTATATTATTGGAAGGCCAGACATGACAGTTGTCGCATTTGGATCTAACAATCTGGACATATTCGAAGTTAATGATATTATGTCATCTAAAGGTTGGCACCTCAATGCGTTGCAAAGACCTAACAG CATACATATCTGCATCACCCTTCAACATGTGCCAGTTATTGATGGCTTTCTAAAGGATTTGAAAGATTCCGTACAGACT GTGAAAAAAAATCCTGGTCCAGTAAGTGGGGGGCTTGCTCCAATATATGGTGCTGCAGGAAAGATGCCagatagaggcatggttggagACTTGCTAGTGGATTTTATGGATAGTTCGTGCTGA
- the LOC108194308 gene encoding probable WRKY transcription factor 75, which translates to MFHQSPASHDQILSLNNIYDICDDKSKQRNGSFLELMASMGGPAAAAIVSRDSSKQRRDHDHPSSSGNEVDEFKEKKKSKKCRYAFQTRSQVDILDDGYRWRKYGQKSVKNNKFPRSYYRCTNQGCNVKKQVQRLSKDDGVVVTTYEGMHSHPLEKSTDNFENILTQMQIYHTTN; encoded by the exons ATGTTTCATCAATCTCCAGCTTCACACGATCAAATCTTGTCACTCAACAACATATACGATATTTGTGATGATAAGAGCAAGCAGCGGAATGGGAGCTTCTTGGAGCTGATGGCAAGCATGGGAGGCCCGGCTGCAGCGGCTATTGTGTCTCGAGATTCTTCGAAGCAACGGAGAGATCATGATCATCCGAGTAGTAGTGGTAATGAGGTTGATGAAttcaaggagaagaagaagagtaaAAAGTGCAGATATGCTTTTCAGACAAGGAGCCAGGTTGATATACTTGATGATGGGTACAGATGGAGAAAATATGGACAGAAGTCTGTCAAGAACAATAAATTTCCAAG AAGCTATTATCGGTGTACAAATCAAGGGTGCAATGTGAAGAAGCAAGTTCAGAGGCTATCGAAAGACGATGGAGTTGTGGTCACAACTTACGAAGGGATGCATTCTCATCCCCTCGAGAAATCTACTGATAACTTTGAAAACATCTTGACCCAGATGCAAATTTACCATACAACAAATTAG